The stretch of DNA TGAGGCTAGTAAGATTGTAATTAATGATAAGACTAATGAGGGTGAGTGTCTGACTCAAGAGGAGATGGTTGTATCACCAGGAAATCAGAATCCGCAGTCTTCATTTGACGCTACAGCTCGTGATGACATGGCATGTACAAATGTCCAGCATCCTCCAATGGGGGTTGGTGGCTTGGAAAAATCATGTGCTACAAAGTCTTGCACTTGCTCTTTCTGTCTTAAGGGTATGTTTACATGAATGTCTTGCTTCCGCATGTATTGTACATGCCATTATGATGCCATGTGAACATACACCTTATCTCTTCATTCCTGTTCGAACAGCTGCTTTTATGTGGACTGATCTCCATTATCAGGATGCAAGAAGCCGGCTTGGTGGTAATTCTTGGCATATTcaattctttctctctctctaagtAGTATGTGTAGTGTGGTTTCTTTCTTTGCTCACGATTGATCATTTTACTAATATTGATTCCATCTCTGTCTAACCTTTCGTTAGCATTGAAGAAGAGCATAAAGTTTGCTAGATCGCTAGAGGCAAAGAGGCAAGGAAATGAATTCAATGCAGACAGATACTCGAAAAGAGCTGCAGAGATGGGATTCGAACTATCTCAACAACAGAGATCACTCTTTCTTCATACTGAAAATGCCCTTGTTCGTGAATCTGCCCAGCTCGTAAGTTGTTTTATACCTACAATATTCCAACTTGGTCAAAATTATGTTGACGGTGTCTTGGTATCAATTTGTATGGTGTCACTGTGGTTAGTAGCGAAAAGTTGTGATTGCCACAGTTTACTTTCTGTGTAAATGTCTGTTTGCTTGCACTGGTAAATTTTGAGGGACCATTTGTTTGTTAGTTCGCGGAAGATCAGTTATGAATTTAGCCCTGCTGTGGTACTCAGTAGTTTGACCTTCAATTTATCATTACATTTTTTGGGCCAACACAAAAGGCAAATACTTCTGTCCTCACAAAATATTTCATGACCAGCTCAAAACCATAGTTATTCTAAAGATACTCGTGTACTTGATATTTTTTAGTGCCTATCTAGGCATGTTAAGTAGGCAGTTGGTGTCATTTTTTGCCACatattggatgatgtatgttaccaCCTATCTTTTCATCTGTATTTGctaaaacatactccctccgttccaaaatagatgacccaactttgtactaaaagttagtacaaagttgggtcatctattttggaacggagggagtaattgctaGGATTCTTCCAAGTTGATAACGTGTTGTGGCATACTAGTTGTAGAAACAACAGAGAAGTACATGGTGTCTCACACAATGTAGTCGCAACAATGGTGTGTACGACGGTCTTATAGCGAAGATTGTCGTACACCGACAAAATTGACAGTTCGACGTTTTTTGTATAGGTTCCGTCGCCTTGTCAGATTGTGACCTAGCTCTATGTCAGAGAAGGCGTTGAGGGAGGCTGACCGTCGAGTTACTCCTCACACCATTGGTGCCCTTGAGTTTATTCAACTGAGAATGAAACGGAGTACATGTGGCCGGGGGGGGGGTATATGTTAGTGGTCCTTGGGAAATGACCAAGCTATCCATGGAGGTAGTAGGTGGGAAGGGTAGATAATCTTTGTTCCACTATTCCATGAAGGCTAAGGTGGACGGCCTGTAGTCCATGGCGAGCCATCCTTCTCATAGCCTCCACCAGGGCGGGCTTTGCCTATTTGGGCCAATTATTGACTTGGGTTCTTTTGGCTTCTTGTTTTCCCTTTCACTTTATCTTTCTACTTGCTATTCTTTGACTCCTTGACCATGATGATTTTGCCGGGTGGGACCCCTGGGTAGAATTAGCTATTCCTACCACACTACTTTATGCTTCTTATCATGGCTTTTCTTAACTATTTTGACCCACAATCTTAGGAGTCAAAGCAGCTGGTGATCACATCTTTCATATGTTGTTTACTTGACATCTGTTCTGAGCTGTATGTGAAAAATCATTGAATCTTTTGAATAAGTAGTTTTtgaaaatggaattgtacaagcaAACAGCCATTTGCACGAATTGTGTTCTCAGACATGGTGTTTGAATTTTCGCTTGCTCTAGTACTGGATTCTTTTTTTATGGGCTCCAGTAGGACTCTGCTAGGGCATTAAGTATGGGCAAATTTTTACAAGGTTAGATTACAGTGAAAAGGCAAACTGATAAAAAAACAAGAAAGGAAAATCCAATGCTGAAGCATGGGCTGCACATAAATAAACTAGGGATCAAATCTCTCGTGCCTCCTTTAGGGGGCTTAAATTCTCTAATCATTGTTGCCATCCCTGCTGTGTCAGAGCTTTTTTGCTGAAAAGTTCTGCGTCCCTCTTTCCATGTGTGCCAGACAACATATCCGTCAATCACAGGCTGTGTCTTCTGCTCCTTATTCACCTGTCCTTGAGTTATTTTGTTCCACCAGCCCTATTGATCTTGCTTGCATTGCACAATGTCATCTGAGGCCTTTCTGAAGCAAAGTGCTGCCACATCTCTTAGAGATGGGGCATTGCAGTGCAAGATGAGCAGGATATTGCAGGACTTGATCATATAAGCAAACAACATGGGCCGATGTTGCCAAGATGTGTGCGAAGTTTGTTCAATGTTCAATTCCTGTTCTGGAGCAGCAGCCATAGAATTTTTTTGACCTGGTTTTCCGTCTTGATCTTCCAAATCTTTGCCATGTGCTTCTGAGTAAGAGGAATAGAGCCCGAGCACTGCACTGTGTGCAGATTTGGCAGAATAGAACATACTTGGCTCGCATATCACTTCCAATGAACTGAGTCCCTAGAGGAATTCAGTCCCCTGTAGCTTGGTCCAAAGGTTCCTGAGCTTGTCGAGCTGAGCTTCAGAGGAGATCCTGTTCAAACCTATCATCATCTATTGTTTCAAAGTACTAGATTCTGAGGAGACATTTCTGTTAGACTTCTAGTTGTGGTCGTGCTAGGTCTGTTTACATCATTAAATTTTGTAGCATAGCTCGATAATGTGAGTTAGCGCCCCTTGTGCCTTGCTAATATGTAGAAAAGGCCTTCAAAGTTAGttgaatgtattcagattcaaccaTCATCAGGCTGCGATGatcattgttccttttgtcattgaAAATCTCATGGGCCATTTGGTCTAGCTTTAGGGCTAGCATACAAAAATATGAGCTAAAATATGCCGTTGCAAGCCTTGCTGAACTTTTTCCAGCCCATTTCACGGAAATTCAGTTTAAATTTGTGGTAATTATGTAGCATTCACTACCTTGCCTGAAAGAAATTTTCTtccctgctgagaatttgatgtattcctagttttgattgtgtggcGACTTGTTATGTTATGACAGTGTACTTCTGTGATCAACTTTGTTCTTTTTGTTTGAAGAACAGTTCACTACTATTTCAACTATATATCTGCATATTCCCTTTGCATTGGAGTATTTCATTGCTTGATTGCATTGTTAGTATATGATCATGCGCTAATATTCTAATCCCTTTTTGTGCAGCATTCAGCTGTTGTCAAGTTAAAGGACTTGAGAGATAACTGCAAGAAAGATCTGAAGATCTGATCATCAATTCTTCCCCGGGAAGACGAGTCCTGCATGCACGGTTGTGCTCTGGTAAACTTGTTGCCCTGGGATGTAGTAGGATAAGCTGGATCTTTTTGAATCAAGATGTGTATGGTGTTTGGTTGTCAACTAGCAAGTTAGGGGGTTATCAAGTAGGAAATTCGGCCGTAGTGATTACTCCTAACTTAAAGCATAGGCCAGCATCTTAGCCTCCGAAGATCAGCAGAGGAAATGCTTTTGTAAAAATCTTAGAGGGAGTTGTGAACTGTAGGTTTGTGACGGGAGTCCTTTCAGTTGCACGTGGATGTGAGATAGCACCATCTTGTTTCCTGCTCTCCAAGGAGCCAAACGGGAAGTGCAAATAATGTCATTTGACTCGTTTTTCCATGCTTGCTGCCGATGTTTCCACCATTTCGTGTTGCATCCTGTGAGATCTGTATATTTTTTGTTGTTGCTGCTGTCGATGAATTGATTGCCTGATGCTTGTTCGCTCACATAATTTGTTAATTTTTGCTATCCCTGTGATGAATTGGTCGAAATATTGAGATGTGTAATCCTTTATTATTGGCTTTGAGCCTGCAAGTGCCTTGTTGCTGCCATCTTGTTTCTGACGTGGGAATTTGATAAAGAAGCAGTTTCGGTTTTAGTCCGGTTTTCCAttaattaaccgggcaattctcttcttcttaatcaatgaaaatggcaagtcttttgccttgtttcaaaaataaataaataaataaataaataagcagTTCAGCTTTCCAGGGCATTTGTTTATATTGTTTCTGCTGGCCGAAGGAGAAATTAGGGCAACTCCAACAGGCGTTCCCAAATGGTCCGATCGTGTTCATTTGAAGGTAAACAACGCAAAACGCGGCCTAAAGCATGGGAGCAAACAGACAAATGTATGTTTTTGATCCGCTTTTGACCCATTCTTGGCCCAAATTTTAGCCATGTTTGCGTTGAAATGGACAACTTTCGGATGGGCAGGACGCGCGCCCTAGTCCTTCTCTGGCCCGCCTGTCAGGGACACA from Triticum dicoccoides isolate Atlit2015 ecotype Zavitan chromosome 6A, WEW_v2.0, whole genome shotgun sequence encodes:
- the LOC119317820 gene encoding uncharacterized protein LOC119317820 isoform X2, coding for MTENTQGSGRRVFGDLTNVLGKRPASCDLEKNAGGVKMSRVEKVVDPRKESDEKAKANVGASGNLIEVLVDGIGKEDFARTSIFRGAKVQHMAAQAAGLLSKDDDDVRNRCVSLDSSGLNDKAESSLESEGGCEGEDDEDTDRNQNPQSSFDATARDDMACTNVQHPPMGVGGLEKSCATKSCTCSFCLKAAFMWTDLHYQDARSRLGALKKSIKFARSLEAKRQGNEFNADRYSKRAAEMGFELSQQQRSLFLHTENALVRESAQLHSAVVKLKDLRDNCKKDLKI
- the LOC119317820 gene encoding uncharacterized protein LOC119317820 isoform X1 yields the protein MTENTQGSGRRVFGDLTNVLGKRPASCDLEKNAGGVKMSRVEKVVDPRKESDEKAKANVGASGNLIEVLVDGIGKEDFARTSIFRGAKVQHMAAQAAGLLSKDDDDVRNRCVSLDSSGLNDKAESSLESEGGCEGEDDEDTDSELLPYASEASKIVINDKTNEGECLTQEEMVVSPGNQNPQSSFDATARDDMACTNVQHPPMGVGGLEKSCATKSCTCSFCLKAAFMWTDLHYQDARSRLGALKKSIKFARSLEAKRQGNEFNADRYSKRAAEMGFELSQQQRSLFLHTENALVRESAQLHSAVVKLKDLRDNCKKDLKI